Proteins found in one Pyrus communis chromosome 15, drPyrComm1.1, whole genome shotgun sequence genomic segment:
- the LOC137717141 gene encoding uncharacterized protein → MEKLRRSSKKKSDIACKKHPKHQQSPGVCSLCLKEKLERVAQKLSTYSVPYLRRTFYASPSTTSSLSSHYSSSSGSSSSPAPGYEQKGSTITWLLSGESNVLRKSRSLVNYFPRRKRELGSEEKKKSRFWTKLLRPRSKRREEGLVQSRTVREIRVPNRVL, encoded by the coding sequence ATGGAAAAGCTCAGAAGATCGTCGAAAAAGAAGTCCGACATCGCCTGCAAGAAGCACCCGAAACACCAACAATCGCCGGGCGTTTGCTCCTTGTGCTTGAAGGAAAAGCTAGAACGAGTTGCTCAGAAGCTCTCAACTTATTCTGTTCCCTACTTGCGTAGAACTTTTTACGCTTCTCCTTCTACGACTTCTTCTTTATCTTCGCATTACTCGTCTTCTTCGGGTTCTTCTTCGTCTCCAGCGCCAGGTTACGAGCAAAAGGGTTCGACTATAACTTGGTTGTTGAGTGGTGAAAGTAATGTTCTTCGTAAAAGTAGGTCGCTGGTGAATTACTTTCCGAGACGAAAGAGAGAGCTGGGCagtgaagagaagaagaagagtcgGTTTTGGACGAAGTTGCTTCGTCCCAGAAGTAAGCGGAGGGAAGAAGGCTTGGTACAGTCTAGGACTGTGAGAGAGATCAGGGTGCCAAATAGGGTACTTTAA